The Pirellulales bacterium genome includes a region encoding these proteins:
- a CDS encoding magnesium chelatase produces the protein MSQVAQRPTNLRELRESGWRSKSVKQEIYDNFLRMLSEGEELFPGIIGYDDTVIPEINIALLAQHDMLFLGEKGQAKSRLMRLLVRFLDEAIPYLDVPEAPLHDDPFRPITSVGRRVLAEASEDEVPIGWWPRDARYAERLAPGTKFADIIGEIDPSRLAGGTSMSAEEALHFGLIPRMHRGIFAMNELPELDELVQVGLFNILEERDVQIRGYPIRFDIDVLILFSANPSTFNRSGKVIPQLKDRIGSAIHTHYPRERELGIQIMEQEARLDLDGDFPVVVPYFMREIVEEMSRVARRSKYIDHQSGVSARFSIANYRTMVASARQRGARLGERPAVPRISDLGHLYSSSLGKLELDLMSSHQLTERQVVDSILAEAIKQVFEEYVERHGLEEIAQIFAEGVKIEVGDALPSSVYVERLKRVPPAWDKAFEVNASTDAAVRASCVEFVLAGLHATDRISRAQHHGRIVYDLS, from the coding sequence ATGTCCCAAGTCGCCCAGCGCCCCACCAATCTGCGCGAGCTGCGCGAGAGTGGCTGGAGGTCGAAGTCAGTCAAGCAAGAGATTTACGACAACTTTCTGCGGATGCTGAGCGAAGGCGAAGAGCTCTTCCCCGGCATCATCGGTTACGACGATACCGTCATTCCCGAGATCAACATCGCGTTGCTCGCGCAGCACGACATGCTCTTCCTGGGAGAGAAGGGGCAGGCCAAGAGCCGCCTGATGCGGTTGCTGGTCCGCTTTCTGGACGAAGCGATCCCCTATCTCGACGTGCCCGAGGCCCCGCTGCACGACGACCCCTTTCGCCCGATCACGAGCGTCGGCCGCCGGGTGCTGGCTGAAGCGTCCGAGGACGAGGTCCCCATTGGCTGGTGGCCGCGCGACGCGCGCTACGCCGAACGGCTCGCCCCCGGCACCAAGTTCGCCGACATCATCGGCGAGATCGATCCCTCGCGCCTGGCCGGCGGCACCAGCATGTCGGCTGAAGAGGCGCTCCACTTCGGGCTCATTCCGCGCATGCACCGCGGCATCTTCGCCATGAACGAGCTGCCCGAGCTGGACGAGCTGGTGCAGGTCGGACTGTTCAACATCCTCGAAGAACGCGACGTGCAGATTCGCGGCTACCCCATCCGCTTCGACATCGATGTGCTGATCCTGTTCTCGGCGAATCCCTCGACGTTCAATCGCTCGGGCAAGGTGATTCCGCAGCTCAAGGATCGCATTGGCTCGGCGATTCATACGCACTACCCGCGCGAGCGCGAATTGGGCATCCAGATCATGGAGCAGGAGGCCAGGCTCGATCTGGATGGCGATTTCCCCGTCGTTGTCCCCTACTTCATGCGCGAGATCGTTGAGGAGATGAGTCGCGTCGCGCGCCGCTCGAAGTACATCGATCACCAGTCGGGCGTGAGCGCGCGTTTCAGCATCGCTAACTATCGCACCATGGTGGCCAGTGCGCGGCAGCGCGGCGCGCGCCTGGGAGAACGTCCGGCGGTGCCACGGATCAGCGACCTGGGGCATCTCTACAGCTCGTCGCTCGGCAAGCTCGAGCTCGATCTGATGAGCAGTCACCAACTGACCGAGCGGCAGGTGGTCGACTCGATTCTTGCCGAGGCGATTAAGCAGGTGTTCGAAGAATACGTCGAACGGCACGGCCTGGAAGAGATTGCCCAGATCTTTGCCGAGGGGGTGAAGATCGAAGTCGGTGATGCGCTTCCTTCGTCGGTCTACGTCGAGCGCTTGAAGCGAGTCCCCCCCGCCTGGGATAAGGCGTTCGAGGTCAATGCCTCGACCGACGCCGCCGTACGCGCCTCGTGTGTCGAGTTCGTCTTGGCCGGACTGCACGCTACGGATCGCATCTCCCGCGCGCAGCATCATGGAAGGATTGTCTATGACCTCTCGTAA
- a CDS encoding RNA polymerase sigma factor, which produces MSFPPDQLSDQELMREIQGGATHLFAHLIERYQRALVRVAESRLGRRDWAEEAVQETFLAAFKSRATYDPTFGFRTWLWTILLNQCRAHWKTRARAARVSTWTDAERETTTGRSILAAGGTDDAAPFARLLEVERREHLERLLASLPDVQADALRLRFFGGLKFQEIADAMQCSLGTAKNRVRWGLLRLAHLTSSEEQDVSEPDRTTYLRSSEAAEEQQ; this is translated from the coding sequence GTGTCGTTTCCGCCTGACCAGCTCTCCGATCAAGAGCTCATGCGCGAGATCCAAGGGGGCGCCACGCATCTCTTCGCCCATTTGATCGAGCGTTACCAGCGAGCGCTCGTACGCGTGGCCGAGAGTCGTCTCGGCCGGCGTGACTGGGCCGAAGAAGCGGTGCAAGAGACGTTTCTGGCCGCGTTCAAGTCGCGTGCGACGTACGATCCCACGTTCGGATTTCGTACCTGGCTATGGACGATTCTGTTGAATCAATGCCGCGCCCACTGGAAGACGCGTGCCCGCGCGGCGCGCGTCTCGACGTGGACCGACGCGGAGCGCGAGACGACGACCGGGCGATCGATCCTCGCCGCGGGGGGTACGGACGACGCGGCTCCTTTCGCGCGGTTGCTCGAAGTAGAACGCCGCGAGCATCTCGAGCGCTTGCTGGCGAGCCTGCCGGACGTGCAGGCCGACGCCTTGCGGCTGCGTTTCTTCGGCGGACTGAAGTTCCAGGAAATTGCCGACGCGATGCAGTGCAGCCTGGGCACGGCCAAGAATCGCGTTCGTTGGGGCCTGTTGCGGCTGGCACACCTGACCAGCTCAGAAGAGCAGGATGTGAGCGAACCAGACCGAACGACGTACCTGCGATCGTCCGAGGCTGCGGAGGAACAGCAATGA
- a CDS encoding 3-deoxy-7-phosphoheptulonate synthase translates to MQPTQDINIRELVPLVAPRILKEERPMTEEANRTVIETREQVMQILDGRDRRMVVVVGPCSIHDPQAAIEYAGRLRTLASRVSDQLLLVMRVYFEKPRTTLGWKGLINDPHLDDTFDIECGLRMAREILLAVSELGLATATEVLEPITPQYIADLITLASIGARTTESPTHRQMASGLSMPVGYKNGTDGSLQVAVDAMLAARGPHSFVGIDGDGKTSVIKTLGNRWGFLILRGGRSGPNYLSETITAASEQLIIAGLSPRLLVDCSHANSDKDYRKQAGVWQNVIEQRLAGNDAIVGLMLESNINPGKQALTAPAELKYGVSITDGCIGWEETETLILDAHERLARAGVTAAT, encoded by the coding sequence ATGCAACCCACCCAAGACATCAATATTCGCGAGCTGGTCCCCTTGGTGGCGCCGCGCATCCTCAAAGAGGAGCGCCCCATGACCGAGGAGGCCAATCGCACCGTCATCGAGACGCGCGAACAGGTGATGCAGATCCTCGACGGCCGCGATCGCCGGATGGTGGTCGTCGTCGGGCCCTGCTCGATTCACGACCCCCAGGCGGCCATCGAGTATGCCGGCCGGCTCCGCACGCTGGCCAGCCGCGTGTCGGATCAGTTGCTGCTGGTGATGCGCGTCTACTTCGAAAAGCCGCGCACCACGCTGGGCTGGAAGGGATTGATCAACGATCCTCATCTCGACGACACGTTCGATATCGAATGCGGCCTGCGCATGGCGCGCGAGATTCTGTTGGCCGTCTCCGAGTTGGGACTGGCCACCGCCACCGAGGTCCTCGAACCGATCACGCCGCAATACATCGCCGACCTGATCACGCTCGCCTCGATCGGCGCCCGGACGACCGAATCCCCCACGCACCGCCAGATGGCCAGCGGACTTTCGATGCCGGTCGGCTACAAGAACGGCACCGACGGCAGCCTGCAGGTGGCCGTCGATGCGATGCTCGCCGCGCGCGGCCCGCACAGCTTCGTCGGCATCGATGGCGACGGCAAGACGTCGGTCATCAAGACGCTGGGCAATCGCTGGGGCTTCCTCATCCTGCGGGGCGGACGATCGGGCCCGAACTACCTGTCCGAAACGATCACCGCCGCTTCCGAGCAGTTGATCATTGCCGGATTGTCCCCCCGTTTGCTCGTCGATTGCAGCCATGCGAACTCCGACAAGGACTACCGCAAGCAGGCGGGCGTCTGGCAGAACGTGATCGAACAGCGGTTGGCCGGCAACGATGCGATCGTCGGCCTGATGCTCGAGAGCAACATCAACCCTGGCAAGCAGGCCCTGACCGCACCCGCCGAGCTGAAATACGGCGTGTCGATCACCGATGGCTGCATCGGCTGGGAAGAAACCGAAACGCTCATTCTCGACGCGCACGAACGCCTCGCGCGGGCTGGCGTCACTGCCGCGACCTGA
- a CDS encoding FMN-binding negative transcriptional regulator produces the protein MYTPSSFKVSDTAQLHATMRSYSFATLVTQGARGLTATHLPILLDANVEPHGRLLGHMARANPQWRDITGEALVIFSGPHAYVSASWYETPGTVPTWNYVTVHAYGTLRLLEDPASVHGILQRTATTFEAANQQPWTYDDSDPEFNQMLREIVGFEIEISRIEGKSKLNQNHPEERRWKVVSALERQGDENSSAIAQLMRATLAGGV, from the coding sequence ATGTACACACCTTCTTCCTTCAAGGTCTCGGACACCGCGCAGCTTCATGCCACCATGCGAAGCTACAGCTTCGCAACCCTCGTCACGCAGGGAGCGCGCGGGCTGACCGCCACGCATCTACCCATCCTGCTCGACGCCAATGTCGAACCGCACGGCCGGCTGCTCGGGCACATGGCCCGGGCCAACCCACAATGGCGTGATATTACCGGCGAGGCGCTAGTGATCTTCTCCGGTCCGCACGCGTACGTCTCGGCCTCCTGGTACGAGACTCCCGGCACCGTGCCGACGTGGAACTACGTAACGGTCCATGCGTACGGCACGTTGCGTCTCCTCGAAGACCCGGCCAGCGTACACGGAATCTTGCAGCGCACGGCGACTACCTTTGAAGCAGCCAACCAACAGCCCTGGACCTACGACGACTCGGACCCCGAATTCAACCAGATGCTGCGCGAGATCGTCGGCTTCGAGATCGAGATCAGCCGTATCGAGGGGAAGAGTAAGCTCAATCAGAATCATCCCGAGGAACGGCGGTGGAAAGTTGTCAGCGCCCTGGAACGCCAGGGGGATGAAAATTCCTCGGCCATTGCTCAACTGATGCGCGCCACGTTGGCGGGTGGGGTGTGA
- the rfbC gene encoding dTDP-4-dehydrorhamnose 3,5-epimerase: MQIESTAIPDVKILTPKKHGDSRGFFSETYNRRTMTQLGIDVEFVQDNHSLSAERHVLRGLHFQIPPRAQAKLVRVVQGAILDVAVDIRRGSPTYGQHISVLLSAENWRQLYVPVGFAHGFATLEPNTEVLYKVTDYYAPECDRGILWNDPALGIDWGEAAQHAILSDKDKKHPTLADAGELFS; the protein is encoded by the coding sequence ATGCAGATCGAGTCGACGGCCATCCCCGACGTCAAAATTCTGACCCCCAAGAAGCATGGCGACTCGCGAGGTTTCTTCTCCGAGACCTACAACCGCCGCACGATGACCCAGTTGGGTATCGACGTCGAGTTCGTCCAAGACAATCACTCCCTGTCGGCCGAGCGGCACGTGCTGCGCGGCCTGCACTTTCAGATTCCGCCCCGCGCCCAGGCCAAGTTGGTGCGCGTCGTGCAGGGCGCGATCCTCGACGTGGCGGTCGACATTCGCCGCGGCTCGCCCACCTATGGCCAGCACATCTCGGTCCTCCTCAGTGCCGAGAACTGGCGGCAACTCTACGTGCCGGTCGGCTTCGCCCACGGCTTCGCGACCCTCGAGCCGAACACCGAGGTGCTGTACAAGGTGACCGACTACTACGCGCCGGAGTGCGACCGCGGCATCCTCTGGAACGACCCGGCGCTGGGCATCGACTGGGGCGAGGCAGCCCAGCACGCCATCCTCTCCGACAAGGATAAGAAGCATCCCACGCTGGCCGACGCGGGGGAGTTGTTCTCGTAA
- a CDS encoding DUF1295 domain-containing protein, whose protein sequence is MNLFAIGGLMFVLWLLSIVLGNTSIVDLFWGTGFVVIAWITNQLVGIENPRSLIIAILTTIWGMRLTIYLLWRNWGQGEDDRYRALRARFREHFTFVSLFTVFGLQGAILWFVALPIQMGQTVRGETGPTFLDGIGIALWGLGFFFEAVGDYQLARFKADPANEHRVLKSGLWAYTRHPNYFGDCCVGWGIYLLAVASGAWWTILSPVLMTYLLLKVSGVALLERTIGDRRPEYADYVRTTNAFFPWPRTR, encoded by the coding sequence GTGAATCTGTTCGCAATCGGCGGACTGATGTTTGTCCTGTGGCTGCTGAGCATCGTGCTCGGCAACACGAGCATTGTCGATCTCTTCTGGGGTACGGGATTTGTCGTCATCGCCTGGATCACGAACCAACTCGTGGGCATTGAGAATCCACGCTCGCTGATCATTGCGATACTCACCACGATCTGGGGAATGCGTCTTACGATCTATCTGTTGTGGCGCAACTGGGGGCAGGGCGAAGATGATCGCTACCGCGCCCTGCGCGCGCGCTTTAGAGAGCACTTTACGTTTGTTAGCTTGTTCACGGTTTTTGGATTGCAGGGCGCCATCCTGTGGTTCGTGGCGCTACCGATTCAGATGGGCCAGACCGTGCGGGGCGAGACCGGACCGACATTTCTCGACGGCATCGGAATCGCCCTGTGGGGATTGGGGTTCTTCTTCGAGGCGGTCGGTGATTATCAACTCGCTCGTTTCAAGGCCGATCCCGCCAACGAGCACCGCGTGTTGAAGTCGGGCCTCTGGGCTTACACGCGGCATCCCAACTACTTCGGCGACTGTTGCGTGGGTTGGGGCATCTATCTGCTGGCCGTGGCCTCGGGCGCCTGGTGGACGATTCTCAGCCCGGTGCTGATGACCTATCTGTTGCTGAAGGTCTCGGGGGTGGCGCTGCTCGAGCGCACGATCGGCGATCGCCGCCCCGAGTACGCCGACTACGTGCGGACGACCAATGCCTTCTTCCCTTGGCCACGCACGCGCTGA
- a CDS encoding site-specific integrase: MESIRVSVVAFGDRKHWQMQYRDPVTGKKKTRSTGVENTGLKRDRDAAISAAGKWEAELREGRYQAPSKVTWAQFRERYTSESLAALSDNGAIRAETVLDLVEHHTPVDLLAKVTTERVAEFTKALRTERQVAESTIKSYLGQLRAALRWAHRQGILVKVPTFELPKRAKGAKAMKGRPLSGEEFDRLLMATRKVVGKAPTQSWRFYLRGLWWSGLRLAESLELYWDRRDKLCVDLDGKRPMIRIPAELEKGNKDRLLPMAPEFAALLAEVPEAERTGPVFQPVMPRCRTRRSDAVRAGKVITTIGRKAGIKVEERPGKQPKCATAHDLRRSFGSRWATRVMPAVLQQMMRHESISTTMRYYVGLEADETAEAVWQSFSTANGNTSGNKRPLKGSGERPEKSSQVSTAQ, translated from the coding sequence ATGGAATCGATTCGCGTGTCGGTCGTCGCGTTCGGCGACCGAAAACATTGGCAGATGCAGTATCGCGACCCGGTGACGGGCAAGAAAAAGACGCGCTCAACAGGCGTGGAGAATACCGGCCTGAAGCGCGACCGCGACGCGGCCATCAGCGCCGCCGGCAAATGGGAAGCCGAGCTGCGCGAGGGGCGGTACCAAGCCCCGAGCAAGGTTACCTGGGCGCAATTCCGCGAGCGGTACACCAGCGAGTCGCTGGCCGCGCTGTCGGACAACGGCGCCATTCGGGCGGAGACCGTGCTTGATCTCGTCGAGCATCACACGCCCGTCGACCTGCTGGCGAAGGTGACGACCGAGCGCGTGGCCGAGTTCACCAAGGCACTACGGACGGAGCGACAAGTCGCCGAGTCGACGATCAAGAGCTACCTGGGGCAACTCCGGGCGGCACTCCGCTGGGCACACCGCCAGGGGATCCTCGTGAAGGTGCCGACGTTCGAACTGCCGAAGCGTGCCAAGGGAGCCAAGGCGATGAAGGGGCGGCCGCTGTCGGGCGAAGAGTTCGACCGCCTGCTGATGGCCACCAGGAAGGTCGTAGGCAAGGCGCCGACCCAGTCGTGGCGTTTCTACCTGCGTGGGCTCTGGTGGAGCGGCCTGAGGCTCGCAGAGAGCCTGGAGCTGTATTGGGACCGTCGCGACAAGCTGTGCGTCGATCTCGACGGCAAGCGGCCCATGATTCGCATTCCGGCCGAACTGGAGAAGGGCAACAAGGACCGTCTGCTACCGATGGCCCCTGAGTTCGCGGCGCTGCTAGCAGAGGTTCCCGAGGCCGAGCGGACGGGCCCGGTGTTCCAGCCGGTCATGCCGCGGTGCCGCACACGGCGATCGGACGCGGTTCGCGCCGGCAAGGTGATCACCACCATCGGACGCAAGGCCGGCATCAAGGTGGAAGAGCGGCCGGGCAAGCAACCGAAGTGCGCCACTGCGCATGACCTGCGGCGTTCGTTCGGCAGCCGTTGGGCAACTCGGGTCATGCCCGCCGTGCTACAGCAGATGATGCGTCACGAGTCGATCTCGACCACGATGCGTTACTACGTTGGGCTCGAGGCCGACGAGACCGCCGAAGCGGTGTGGCAGTCGTTTTCAACCGCCAACGGTAACACTTCGGGTAACAAACGCCCCCTAAAGGGGTCTGGCGAGAGGCCAGAAAAATCGTCGCAAGTCTCTACTGCGCAATAA